The Ignicoccus hospitalis KIN4/I genome includes the window CCGACCGGCCCTCTTTGTCTACGCCGGCGAGGGGCTCGTCCAGAAGCCACGCCCTCTTACCGCTAAGGAGGACCAGCGCCAAGCTGAGCCTCTTCAGCTGACCCCCGGAGAGCTCCCCGACCCTTTTGTCGAGGAGCTTGTTCAACCCCAACGCCTCGAGGACCTCTTCGTCGTACTTGTTGATCATGCTCAACGCCTCCTCGACCCTCAAGTTAGGCACCGCGAGGCCGGACTGGGGCAAGTAGGCCAAGCCCCTCTTCTCCGGGGGGAGGCCTTTGGTCCCGTTTTGGACCACCTTGCCGTCCACCTCTATATACCCGGAGCAGTTGTTTCCGCCGGCTATACACCTCAACAAGCTGCTCTTCCCGACGCCGTTGGGCCCCACGAGGAGCGTTACCCCCTCCGCACGCAAGCTCAAGTCTTTGAACAACACGACCCTTCCGTACCTTATCGTAACGTCCCTTGCGACGATCAACTCTCCCACCTCTTGGAGAGCGACAGTAAAGCGAAGCCGAGAAAGGAGGCCAACGTTATTAGAGCTATCATCTTTTCTAAGTTTCCTGAACTCATATTGAGGTATATAGCTATTGGAAGCGTTTCCGTCTTAAATCTTATTGAGCCGGCCAAGGTTACTGTCGCTCCGAACTCTGCCAAAGACCTCGTAAAGACCAAGACCGAAGAAGATTTTAGTGTATTTGAAATAGAGGGCAATATAATTTTCTTAAATAAGCAAAAGTTGGTGCAACCTAACGTCCTCGCCATAAGCAAGACGTCTTCGTGTAAGCCCCTCATGGCGGACCTCAACGGCTTTAAGGCGAGCGGGAAGGTGACAGAGGCTTGTGCAATTATTATCCCTGGCACACTGAACACTATGGGGATTACGCTGTCCACCAGCTGACCTATGGGCGTACGGGAGAAGAAGATCAGTAGGAGAGCGCCCACTGCGACCGGAGGCAGGGCGTTGGGGGCGCTTAACAAGGCCTCTACCAAACCGCTCCCCGCGAAGCCGCGCGACAAGGAGTAGGCCGTAGGGAGCGCTAGGCTCAATACTAAAGCGGTGGAAACCAAAGAGGTTGCCAAGCTTAGCCAAACGGCGAACAAGACCTCCCTGTCCCCCATCTCCTCCAAGACCTTAGTTGGAGGCACCACCGCGAAGGGGGACAACATTATCAAAGTCCCCAAGAGGGCCAAAGCTATCGCCACCGCCTTCATCCTCTCACCTCGGCGGCGAGTAGCCGTACTCTCGGCACTTCTCGAGGGCTTCCTTAGATGTGATGAACTTTACAAACAACTTTGCCAAACCCAAGTTTTTAGTACTCTTAAGTACAGCAACTTCTATACACGGCTCGTAGGGGCCGGCGAGGTCGAGCGGCACGGCCTTAAGCTTGCCGGGGTACCAGCGAGCCGCTACGTCCCAGCCCAAGGCAGCCTCCGCCTTTCCTACGAGCAGTGCTGCAATCAGCTTGGAGAAGTTCTCAGTATAGCCAACTACCTTCTTTGAGATTTTCTCCCACAAGCCCTCCTTAGCTAAAGCGTACTTGAAGAACTTGCCCACCGCACAGCCTTCGGGGTCACACATCAGTATTCTGATGCCCCTCTTTATTAAATCATCAAGGCCCGATACGTTAACGTCTTTCGGAACCAAGATTGCTGGCCTCATACAAGCTACGTACGACACCGTCTCTGGGTACACCAAGCCGTACTCCACTGCCTTGTTCATGTAAGGCGGGGTGGCGCTCCCCAGGACGTCCCCCCTCTCGGACACGTAAGCTTGTTGCAACAACCTCCCCGAAGAGCCGTAGACCGCCTCCACCTCCACCCCGTACCTCTTCTCAAACAGCGGGATCAGCTCTTGCCAAACCCTCTTCCCCGCCGCCGGCAGAAAGACGAGCAAGGTCTTCTTTGAGCTATTGTTAATAACGTGAGTGGCCAGCGCTACGACGCTGAGGCCGAAGATAAAGAGGGCTACGGTCATCGTAAGCGCGCGTTTGTTCAAACCAATTCCCGTTTACCTCTCGCTCAGATCTCCCTTATTAACGACAGTTTCGTAAAGTGTCACCAGTTTACCGAACTCCTCCAGAGCCTCGTCCTTTAACACTACTAGATGTCCGTCCTCGAGGACCCCCACTGCGTGAGGCTTGGCCAAAGCCCCGTTAATCACGTCCCCTTCGAATTTCAAGTAAGACATAATGTCATTTATGTTACCCTTGAGCTTTATTGACAACGAGTCGGCTATTTTAATTAATTGCGAGGCGACGTCGTACAGCTTAACGCCCTCGTCGAAGAAGACCACGCGCTTGGCCCCGCTCGCCTTCAATAGCTTGTACGTCACCTCGTACTTCTTTACGTTCTTCATACCTCTCTTTATAAGGGAAGTAACGTTCTGCTTGGAAGTGTTTAACATCTTAGCTATCTCGGTAACGCCGTACCCCTTGCTCCTAAGCATCAACGCGAGGAGCTGTCGAGGGGTGGGCTCCAAGTTCCTCCCGGGTAAACGGTACTGGTGAACGCTTTAGGTATGTAAGCGACCAGGGCTTGTAGAGTCCCCTTCACGTGGACTACTAACGCGTCCCCTTTGTTGCCGAGGAAGTTAGTCACCGTTACCGTCTGCACGCCCGGCCCGACTTCGACCACGACGCTGGACCACCTCTTGTTCATCAATGTGACGGTTACCGTTTTGAAGGACTTGTTCTTTAACACTATCTCCTCCTTATCGGGGCCGGGAGGGTTGTAGGTAAAGGTTACGAGTTCTACCAAGGTCCTCCCTACCTTGAACAGACAGCCCGGCCTCCACTTGGCTAAGGCGTCCGCCAAGTAACCCTTAGCGACCAAGGGGCCCGCGTAGGGGTAGGGGATCGCCAGCCCCTTGGAGAACAGCCAAGAGGCCGCGGAACCTCGGGAGTTCCAAACTAAGACCAAGCGCCGGCCGAAGCGGTCTTCGCCCACGGTTATCGCTTGAGCTCCCCTCTCAAAGAACTCCTTCAAGGCCTCTCTGGCCTCTTCGTAACAAGGCATGCCCCTCTCCGGAGCGTTGACTCCGTAAAGCCTGAACTTCACGCCGTGATAAACGAAAGTGTCTCCATCAATTACGAACACGTGGAAGAGCGTGAAGAGGGTTAGCGGCTCCACGACTGCCCCCGAAAACTCACTTGAACCTCTTTATCCCGGCTATGCCGAACGTCTTCTTGAACCACTCGGCCTCCGGGACGCCCTCTATTACGACCACTTCTGTACCGTACCTCTTCGCGAGCTCCGTTATCTCCTCCAGCCTCGGGTGATCCTCGGATATCAATAAAGTTTTCAACATGCCCATGTTCAACGCCTCCAGGGTCTCGGCCTCGCCGTATACTGCGTAGCCCGTGTCCCTCGCCAAGTGTCGCTTGAACTCCTCCAAGGCCTTAGTTGCCTCGGCGTACTTCTGGCCCTTTATGTCATCCGCCGCCCTTTGGACGAGCTCGTGAAGCCCGTGTTCGTCCACATCCGCTACGTCGTAAAGGCCTATGGTGAGCTGTTTTATTCGGTAGTCCAGCCCCCCGGCCTCTAAGAAGTCTTGCTTCGAGAAGGCGGGACCACCTATGAGGACGCCCTTCAACCTCTTTTGTTCTAGATAAGGCAGCAGCAGCTGAGAGGCCCTCTCACCGGCGTGTTTGTAGAACGCCTCGGCCGCTTGTTCTATCAGTCGGTCGAACCTCCTCTGGGACTGGCCGCCTCGGTGGTGTTTACCGGGTATGAAGCCTGTGGCCTCTCCGAGGACCTCTATCCTGGAGCCCTTGAGTGCCCCCACGATCATCCTTCCCCTCTCCACCAGTATTAAGCCGTAAACTTCGGGTTCCTCGACCATATCCTTGAGGAACTCCGTGTGGAACTTCTTGTCCGTCCTGTAGAAGAAGACCGGAACCTTGTCCGGCGGCGAGAAGGTGAAGCACTCCAGCTTCTCCGTGTTCGGGTTTACGCCGCAGAATATCACTAGCCCGTTAGGAGGAACCTTGTCGAACATCTTTAACCTCTCCATTGCTGCCGTCAGAGCCGCCTTGACCGCTTCCCTGGTCTTCTTCAACTTGACGTTGTCAGCGACGCTGAGCTCTTTCCTCAAGAGCTCCATTACGTCCCCTACCGGCCTGCCGGGCGGTATGTACAAGCTCAAGAGGGTCGTCGCGGGGGCGCTCCACTGCTCCAATTCCTTCAAGAGCCGCTTGAGCTCGGCCCTACTGATCTCCACGCCCTTGGTCTGAGACACTTTCGCGCCCCGCCCTATCGGGGGTAAAAAACTGTATTTATACACGTCACCTCTTGCACAGCTCGACGAAGTTCTGAAAGACCAAGGAACCCTTTTCCGTGTGCTGGACTTCAGGGTGGAACTGGACTCCGTAATAGGGCCCGTTGTAATATTTGAGGGCTTGCACCCGGGTGTTCTCGCTGTGGGCTATTACTTTACTGTTCGGAGGCTCTCGGAGCACTTCTTCGTTGTGGCTCTCCCAAGCCCTAAAGGAGGGGGCCAGCCCCCTCAGTATGTCGTCCTCGTCGTCTACGAATATGGTGACGTCGCCGTACTCCGGCTTAGGGGAGGGCCCCACCTCGCCGCCGTTCAAGAGGGCCAAGACTTGGTGGCCCAAGCAGATGCCCAGCAGCGGCTTCTTCCAACGCAAGTAGGCTTCCAAGCCCTTAACTTTGTCGAAGTCCTTAGGCATGGTTAGGGGACCGCCTCCAAAGACCACGCAGTCGAACTCGCCCTCGTCGGGGGGAGGGAGGTTGTAGGGACGGAGCGCGGCCTCGTGACCTATCCTCTCGATACTCCTCTTTATCAAGTGGTTGTACTGGCCCCCGAAGGCCACCACGAGGACTTTAACCACTCCCTTCCCCGGAGGGCCAAAAAGGAGTGGATTAATGAACGAAATTTTGTGAAGTACGTCACTTGAGGCCGAGCCTCGCCTTCGCTTGCTTGCAGCCCCTTCCAGTGCACCGGGCGGCGATGTGGCCGACCTTCTGTCCCGGCGGGGCGTTCCTCGCGACGGTGGTCGGATAGCCGGGGCTCTGGTGGTTCCCGCCTCCGTGCGGGTGGTTGACCGCGTTCATCGCCACGCCCCTAACTACCGGCCACTTCTTGGCCTTGGCCTTCCACTTGTAATACGCGTTTCCGGCCTTCAGCAGTGGCTTCTCGTCCCTTCCCGCTCCCGCCGCTATGCCTATGGTAGCCCTAGCCTTGGCGTTTACTTGCTTCACCTTGCCGCTCGGGAGTTGTATTATCGCGCTGTTTCCGCTCTTGCCCACGAGGATCGCGTAGGCCCCTCCGCTCCTCGCGAGCTTCCCCCCGTCTCCAGGCCTTATCTCCACGTTGAATATCTGAGTTCCTTCGGGAATTGCATAAAGGGGCAAGATGTTTCCGTTCACAGGGGCCGCGTTGGGGCCTATCTGAACCTTCTGGCCGGTGTACATGCCCTCAGCGGCGGGGATCCAGAAGTCGGCTACGTTGGGAATTACTATATGAGCCAGGGGGACCCAGCGGCCCGGGTCGTGCTTAAGCTCCACTACGTACCCTTCGTATGTTTCGTCAAGCTTGAGCACCTCCGGAGAGGGGTAGCGGCCAGGGGCTACCCTTAGGTGACCCCTGTTCCTCCACTGCGGCGTCCCTCTGCCGTGCCTTTGTACCCTCAGCCTCTTGCCCATTCCTAGCTACCCCTCCGCGGGGCTGCGGGTGGATATAAAGGGATTCGCGAGGAGGACCGCGCGGTCGGAGCTTGGACGTGTGCTCTCAGATAGCCAAAGCTATGATGGAGGTACTCGAAGAACTGGAAAAGGACGTGAAGGACGAGAGGATAAAGCTCTTGAAGGCCTACTTGGACATGTTGAGCTCGTGTGTAAAGGGGGCCGATACGGCCATCTCGTTAGTTGAGATGCTCGGAAAGGGGCGCTTAGAGGTCAACTGAAACGGCTCGGTCCGGGATTCGGTCCTCACCCAGTTCGGGCAAGGATGCGAGTCCTCATCGCCTACCAATACCTCCTCGTCCTCACGTACGTCTTCTCGGCCTCTATGATAGCATCTATTAGATCCTTTAAGCCCGCCCTCACGTCGCTCAAGAGCCTTGCGGCAGTCCTAGAGCCTATCCCCCTCCCCGCTAGGGCAATCAAAGCATCTCTGCCGTAGGTCGAGAGCAGTAAGGCCCTATTCCTAGCTTCTTCGGCCAACTTCTTCAGCTTCTTGTCCGGCTCCTTCCCAGCCGCTATCATCTCCGCGACCTCCTCGAGCTCTTTCTCGTTAAATGTCGGAACCACGGTGGCCGAGCCGCAAGAGCACCTTATATCGACGTTCTTAACCTTTCCCCTCCACTTCCTCCCACACAACAAACAGACCATCGTCACTTCCCTGTTCTCCAACCTAAGCTTGACGGCCTCCTTGACGACCGCCTGGGGGGAGGAGGAGACGTCCTTGGAGTACCAAGCCCCTTCTAGCGCCCACTTGGACTGCTCGCTAAAGCCCCTCCTCACGACGAGCTCGCTCTTCTCGAGAATTTCCTTAGCTCCCTCTATATCTAACTTTTCCACCAATATCTCTTTCATAGCCTCCTTCCCTGGGGGCAAGTCTAAGTAAACCTTCCTTAGCGTCTTTTCTACCTTCTTGAGCTCGTCCAAACTGATACTCTTTCTGTTCAGAAGGCCCATCCTCACCAGCACCTTGCTGAGCCTCCAAGCGTACAGCTTGGACTGCTTCACCGCGTCCCTCACGAGGGCCTCTAGGTCTTGGTACTTGAGCGACTTAAATAGGCGTTCTGCCGTCGCCTCGTCAGCTTGCTTAGGCAAGAAGAGGATTACGTGGTACGGCGTCGTGTTGAAGGAAGCCGACCCGAACTCGTAGCGCGCCAGCTCGGAGAGGGCGTAAGCCAAGGCCAAGTTCGCCTTACTCCCTCCGTGTACGTTGTAAACTATTACGTTCCCCTCGACCTCCGCTACCACAACCTTGTCGTTAGCCACGGGTCCCTTGACGCTTCTCAAGAACTCCCTCAATCTCTCTTTACCTTCCTGATCCGTCGGGTAGTTATCTATGAGGAGGTCGAAAGCCCTCTTCAGGGCGCCTACCTCCCTCGCCACCTTCCTGTCCACCGGTATCAGCTCCCCCTCCCAGCTGGGGGGCGGGCCCTCGCCCTCGGACCTCTCGACGTAAACGTTCTCGTTTTCCATGCCGATGAACTTCCAGACCTTCCCGCCTAGGACGAAGGTGTCGCCCGGCTCCAAGTCCACCACGAACTCTTCGTCGAGGGTCCCCACGACCTCGTTAGTCCCGTATACGATTACCTTATACTGCTTGCTTTCAACTATCATTCCCGTGGTTCTGTAGTAGATTTCCCCCTTCTTCGTGGCGCGGCAGAAGCTCCCGTCGCACGAGACTAACTTGTTCTCTACGAGTAAGTTGAAGACTTCTTCGAAGTCTTGGTAGCTCAGCCCCCAGAACGGGTAGGCCCTCCTTACGAGGTCGAACAATCGCTCCTTGTGGCGCGGCCCTTCCACTAGCGTCCCGACTATCTGGTGGGCCAACACGTCCAAGGGATTTTCGTGGACCCTTATCTCTTCGAGGTTCCCCCTCTCGGCCCTCTTCGCTATTACCAATGCCTCGAAGGCCTCGTACGGCTTAAGCCCCGTAACCACGCTCCCCTTGGGGCTCTCGTAAGGCTTGTGCTCGGCCCTCCCGACCCTCTGCACGAGGTTAGTTACCCTGCGCGGCGAGGCGAACTGCACTACGTGCTTCACGGAACCTATGTCTATTCCGAGCTCCAGGGAGGAGGTGGCCACGATTACTTTGAGCTCGCCCTTACGGGCGCGGCGCTCCACTCCCTCCCTCTCCTTCTTTGAGAGGGAGCCGTGGTGGACCGCGACCTCCTCTCCGAACTCCTCCTTGAGGATCTTGCCCAACACTTCTGCCGTATCCCT containing:
- a CDS encoding ABC transporter ATP-binding protein, translated to MIVARDVTIRYGRVVLFKDLSLRAEGVTLLVGPNGVGKSSLLRCIAGGNNCSGYIEVDGKVVQNGTKGLPPEKRGLAYLPQSGLAVPNLRVEEALSMINKYDEEVLEALGLNKLLDKRVGELSGGQLKRLSLALVLLSGKRAWLLDEPLAGVDKEGRSEIAELVARYSKSVGATVLWATHLQEPREVADRIITLGDEDVL
- a CDS encoding molybdate ABC transporter permease subunit, whose amino-acid sequence is MKAVAIALALLGTLIMLSPFAVVPPTKVLEEMGDREVLFAVWLSLATSLVSTALVLSLALPTAYSLSRGFAGSGLVEALLSAPNALPPVAVGALLLIFFSRTPIGQLVDSVIPIVFSVPGIIIAQASVTFPLALKPLRSAMRGLHEDVLLMARTLGCTNFCLFKKIILPSISNTLKSSSVLVFTRSLAEFGATVTLAGSIRFKTETLPIAIYLNMSSGNLEKMIALITLASFLGFALLSLSKRWES
- the modA gene encoding molybdate ABC transporter substrate-binding protein, which codes for MNKRALTMTVALFIFGLSVVALATHVINNSSKKTLLVFLPAAGKRVWQELIPLFEKRYGVEVEAVYGSSGRLLQQAYVSERGDVLGSATPPYMNKAVEYGLVYPETVSYVACMRPAILVPKDVNVSGLDDLIKRGIRILMCDPEGCAVGKFFKYALAKEGLWEKISKKVVGYTENFSKLIAALLVGKAEAALGWDVAARWYPGKLKAVPLDLAGPYEPCIEVAVLKSTKNLGLAKLFVKFITSKEALEKCREYGYSPPR
- a CDS encoding Tfx family DNA-binding protein, producing MEPTPRQLLALMLRSKGYGVTEIAKMLNTSKQNVTSLIKRGMKNVKKYEVTYKLLKASGAKRVVFFDEGVKLYDVASQLIKIADSLSIKLKGNINDIMSYLKFEGDVINGALAKPHAVGVLEDGHLVVLKDEALEEFGKLVTLYETVVNKGDLSER
- a CDS encoding thermonuclease family protein, producing MEPLTLFTLFHVFVIDGDTFVYHGVKFRLYGVNAPERGMPCYEEAREALKEFFERGAQAITVGEDRFGRRLVLVWNSRGSAASWLFSKGLAIPYPYAGPLVAKGYLADALAKWRPGCLFKVGRTLVELVTFTYNPPGPDKEEIVLKNKSFKTVTVTLMNKRWSSVVVEVGPGVQTVTVTNFLGNKGDALVVHVKGTLQALVAYIPKAFTSTVYPGGTWSPPLDSSSR
- the prf1 gene encoding peptide chain release factor aRF-1, coding for MSQTKGVEISRAELKRLLKELEQWSAPATTLLSLYIPPGRPVGDVMELLRKELSVADNVKLKKTREAVKAALTAAMERLKMFDKVPPNGLVIFCGVNPNTEKLECFTFSPPDKVPVFFYRTDKKFHTEFLKDMVEEPEVYGLILVERGRMIVGALKGSRIEVLGEATGFIPGKHHRGGQSQRRFDRLIEQAAEAFYKHAGERASQLLLPYLEQKRLKGVLIGGPAFSKQDFLEAGGLDYRIKQLTIGLYDVADVDEHGLHELVQRAADDIKGQKYAEATKALEEFKRHLARDTGYAVYGEAETLEALNMGMLKTLLISEDHPRLEEITELAKRYGTEVVVIEGVPEAEWFKKTFGIAGIKRFK
- a CDS encoding GMP synthase subunit A, with protein sequence MVKVLVVAFGGQYNHLIKRSIERIGHEAALRPYNLPPPDEGEFDCVVFGGGPLTMPKDFDKVKGLEAYLRWKKPLLGICLGHQVLALLNGGEVGPSPKPEYGDVTIFVDDEDDILRGLAPSFRAWESHNEEVLREPPNSKVIAHSENTRVQALKYYNGPYYGVQFHPEVQHTEKGSLVFQNFVELCKR
- a CDS encoding 50S ribosomal protein L2; the encoded protein is MGKRLRVQRHGRGTPQWRNRGHLRVAPGRYPSPEVLKLDETYEGYVVELKHDPGRWVPLAHIVIPNVADFWIPAAEGMYTGQKVQIGPNAAPVNGNILPLYAIPEGTQIFNVEIRPGDGGKLARSGGAYAILVGKSGNSAIIQLPSGKVKQVNAKARATIGIAAGAGRDEKPLLKAGNAYYKWKAKAKKWPVVRGVAMNAVNHPHGGGNHQSPGYPTTVARNAPPGQKVGHIAARCTGRGCKQAKARLGLK
- a CDS encoding DEAD/DEAH box helicase, yielding MNAFSLLPKELREALRKKGIRSPTPIQEKAIPIILQGYHTLITAPTGSGKTEAALLPVAARIIQKGSFGGLKALYITPLRALNRDIGIRALELLREAGLNVDVWHGDTPYSRRKKIIEHPPEVLVTTPESLNIILANKEMLKHLNNVEYVIVDELHELIEEKRGAELTVALERLSERARVQRIGVSATISNVNLAKKFLGGGRFVIDVADETVKKPEIKVYVEDSFENMVSKVKEIIKKIDGTVLVFTNTRDTAEVLGKILKEEFGEEVAVHHGSLSKKEREGVERRARKGELKVIVATSSLELGIDIGSVKHVVQFASPRRVTNLVQRVGRAEHKPYESPKGSVVTGLKPYEAFEALVIAKRAERGNLEEIRVHENPLDVLAHQIVGTLVEGPRHKERLFDLVRRAYPFWGLSYQDFEEVFNLLVENKLVSCDGSFCRATKKGEIYYRTTGMIVESKQYKVIVYGTNEVVGTLDEEFVVDLEPGDTFVLGGKVWKFIGMENENVYVERSEGEGPPPSWEGELIPVDRKVAREVGALKRAFDLLIDNYPTDQEGKERLREFLRSVKGPVANDKVVVAEVEGNVIVYNVHGGSKANLALAYALSELARYEFGSASFNTTPYHVILFLPKQADEATAERLFKSLKYQDLEALVRDAVKQSKLYAWRLSKVLVRMGLLNRKSISLDELKKVEKTLRKVYLDLPPGKEAMKEILVEKLDIEGAKEILEKSELVVRRGFSEQSKWALEGAWYSKDVSSSPQAVVKEAVKLRLENREVTMVCLLCGRKWRGKVKNVDIRCSCGSATVVPTFNEKELEEVAEMIAAGKEPDKKLKKLAEEARNRALLLSTYGRDALIALAGRGIGSRTAARLLSDVRAGLKDLIDAIIEAEKTYVRTRRYW